The Acropora palmata chromosome 3, jaAcrPala1.3, whole genome shotgun sequence nucleotide sequence TCTATAGCAAAATGTTTTGGTATCCACTTATGCAAACGATAAGAATGTAATGATTAATGAATGTCAgatgatcatcacagttacTTAACGCTGCTTACTGCACAGCAACGAGAGAGGCCTTAACGGGtattcgaaccctgacctttGCGATGCCGGGACAGTGCTCCACCAGATTAGCAATCAATCTTTcaggatgtcacgcaacgctcccccgaaaGGAGGAGCGTTGCTTTCCTTTCGCgagagcgttgcgtgacatcccgaagacggctgcgaaggatcGAGACGAACTGGAACTGGTCGCTATGTGGGTCGACTATAAGTCCGTAGATGACGGATATAGATATACATGATGGTAATACGCCAGTTCCAAATTTGCCTGTTGGCTCAACTTGTGGAGCACTGCATCAGCATCGCAcaggtcagggttcaaatccctgTTCAGACCTGAAGTTTTCAGATCGTTCTCGCTGTTGCTTAAGTATCGTTAAATAACGTAACTGCGATGATAATCTACATTCATTCCACTCCGCAGTTCTAATGCATGATATTCATGCATCACCATCACTTCTATTGGTAATGATTAAGTAACACAAACAGGGAGGGCAATTTTCGCAAGGGCTTACCATCTAAAAACCGTCCCGTAAAGTGagttttttttgcattctATTCTTAAGAATGAGCTACGGAAGATTCTTGGGCCGAAACGAAAGAGGagattgtttcattttgaggTGGGTAATTATCATCACGAGTATGTTGTTTAGTAAATAAGGGCCCGCAGTGGCAGCACCTCTCTGGCCATCAAATATCTAAAGGAGTGACGCCTTTTACTATTTCACGTTAATTCTCACAAATCGATCATTTAATCAAAACCCGAACATGGCTTTGTCTCTGATTAGATAAATATATAAGAATTACAAGTAACGTTAAAATGTCCTACATCAAGTGCTATAAAGTAATTTCTTGCAGAATAAAAACTGTTTGGGGTAGTGGCACGCTTAGCTTCAGCTGACAAATTGTTCCATGTGACTGCAATCCTATAATTATCTGAATCTCTTTTTGAGAGCCTAAGTGTTTGGCTTCGATATAAACAGTAAGGTTATGTTGGGCGCCCCGAAAATTGTGCGTGAATGATCATTAAACTGGTGAATTTTTCAGACAGGTATTCGGATACAAGGTCAACTGCTGTTTTGAACATGCAAGATTCTAATTATTTTTCACGTCTGTCAACAAAGCTTTTCATTGGAAGTGCAAGGAGAATCTGGGGCGGCAGAACTGATCTGACCTCCCAATCAAACCCTTCTGTTATACGTGCTGCCCTGTTTTGTAGTTTCTCAAGTTTTTGGCTAAGGCCCCTACCGATACATCCTCACACAGCACTGCAATGATCAATATGTAGCAGGATCAGTGCCTTGTAAATCGTCACTAGGATACTTTGAATGCATATCGGTTTTAGCCCCCTCAGAGGAGAAAGTTCTCCAGCAACTTTACCGATGCATATGACTTCAGAGATATGAGCCTGCTACGAGAGTGTTTCTTCCACTTGAACGCCCAGGCACTTGTATGTAACGACTCTTTCAACTGAATAACCATCAAAGCATATATGAAATTCACTAGGGAGCAAAGAGATTTTGTGTGTTGTTCCTGTAAACAGACACTTCGTCTTGAGGACATTAGGGTTTAGACCATTAGAATCGAGCCATACTTTCAGATTGTCCAGGTCGTGATTGAGGGAAAAATTAAGACTAGTTTCTGAATTAACGTTATTTATAACTGTAACCTGAGCAGTTCTATTACGAAAAATATTGAGACtcaccctaaccctaaccctaaccctaaaccctaaccctaaccctaacccctaaccctaaaccctaaccctaaaccctaaccctaacccctaaccctaaactctaaccctaaaccctaaccctaaccctaaccctaaaccctaaaccctaaccctaacccttagACCATTAGAATCGAGCCATACTTTCAGATTGTCCAGGTCGTGATTGAGGGAAAAATTAAGACTAGTTTCTGAATTAACGTTATTTATAACTGTAACCTGAGCAGTTATAttacaaaaaatattgagacttGCACCTTTAAATCCATATAGCTCCAATTTTGACAGAAGGATCTCTTGGTCAATTGtatcaaatgcctttttaCGGTCAATAAACAGAATTGCATTTGTTTGGCCGGCCTCTATGTTAAGATAGCAGATGTCTGTCATATCAAGAGCCTTATTAAGGGTAGAGTACAATGGTCCAAAGCCAGATCGATATTTCGAAAGTagcttatattattttttttcaaatccgTATATACTTGACTGAAAACGGctttttcaaaacgtttaGCTATCACTGAAAGAACAGAAATTGGTCTGTAATTCGCTGGGTCGACTTTTGAGTCAGCTTTGAAATTGGAGTTACTCTAGTACTCTTCCAACCTCTGGGAATGATATCGGAGGAAATAACTAAGTTGAAAATACGTCAGTGTCAAGGACGACGCTATGCATGTAAGTGACAACTTCGGAAGGCAAGTTAGCGTTGGGATATCGTCTAAGCCATCAGCCTTGCCCACGGGTATATCATTAACAAGTTTGCGAAGCCAGTAAACATTCACTGTAATGCAAGCTCAAAGGTGCCATTAAAAGAATGTAATCTCGAAATTTGACCCGGGGGATATTCATCTTACGCGCTAAATTAGGGCCTACGTCGGTAAAATGCCTGTTGAATGCGTTGATTCACTCACAAGGGTCTTATCTATCCcccaataattaattttgacgCCTGAAcaacgtttttctttcttgatagAAATGAATTAATACAATCCATTCCAAGTTTCTTTCGCACTGCCTACATTACCTACAAAGTAAGATTGATAATAATCCTTCTTGCAAGCCTCAATAGAATGATTGACTAGACTCCACCCACTTCAACTTAGTCTAGTTAATGAAAATTGCGATTCGCTATGTTCTATCTCTCTCCCACATCAACCGGTTAATTGCAGGGGTGAGCCAGGGAGCCTTGGAGTTTCTAACTCCCCTTTTCTCAAATGGTGCATGTAGGTCAGTAACTGCCAACAAGGATTTTTTCCACAGTTCCCACAATCTTCTAGAATCGTCTATTTGTTCGATCGCGTCCCAGGGAAGCAGCACGATGCCAATAATAAGGTTTTCAGACACACAATTTTTGCATTGACATgaaaaaatgtgaataaattaaatgGTCACACTTGGGAGTGTACGATTAGCGTGAAccatctttttttcaaatttcaacagGAGTCGGACGATAGTGAGGAGGAAGATGAGATGACTATGAAAAAACTCGCTGGCGAGAAAACTGAAGGAAACAAGTCGAATAACAACTAGAAAGTgtagaaacaaaaagaaatgcagaaGCAAGTTCGATTGCCTAATATACGAGATGCTGTTTATAAAGGACATCAAGCCTTCTCTTAACACCCAGAGTAACTCAATCCGCGCCAAACTTTTCACTTGAcactttcgtttcttttttctattgTTCGTTTTGTCCTACTTTTGCGTATCATGCCCATAGGACACAcaaatgtttttattgtttcacgTTTTATATATtcttgtttgaatttttaccGTCTTGACTTGATAATGGCGTAGACGGTAACGCCGAAACGtcgttttttagaattttttaaaataaagagCTTGAGCACTGTTTATTGCGcaaattttcgaaaacatTATCTATCTATCGAAGTTGCCCGGCCCGAGAGCAGTATCGCTAATTAAGTGAGGCTTCCTTCATAAATACTCACTTGAACGAATATCTGACTCCCCCAGATAACCATCTTGGGTGAAAATCATGAGGAACTCGTTACAAACGTCGGTATAATGCAAGTTGTAATAAAAAGGTGGCTAAGGACTATGCAGTATGATTAATACTATCATATTAGACTCCCAACCGTGTACGTGGTAAACTGAAGCAGAGGCCTATTTGAATCCTCTTACTTCTGTCAGTTTCTGAAGTTACATTTTCTAATTATAGATGCACGTATTCGCAAGTGCTTTGTCCTTTCGCTTCTCTCTTCAGGAAATTCTTTTCTTACTCTGCAATGaagatagtttttttttagtgattAAACCGAAACGCATGCAGAGGGGACACTCATCAGTAAAATTATTCGTCTTTTATAGAGTTCTTGCATTGTCTGTGGTCAACCAATCTCCCTTTAATAGATAAAATGATAAAAGTCCTTCCTCCAAACGAACGTAATTTTCGAGTATTGTTTTAGGCCTCCTAAAAATCCGTTCGGattaaaattgctttcattGGTCGGATAAAGGTTCCTTCAATACTtctggaatgaatgaatttaaaagtTACCACTAATAAATGAGCGTGGTTATATGAAGGGACATGCAAGCTTTTGTAAAAGCTTGAATGTCCCGTCATATAAAAAAATACACCTCTGTATCCTTAAAAGAGAAAGAGTGTTATCTCATATAAGTTGCAGGAATGTCTACACTCATTTGCTATCTTTCTGGACTAACATATCTCCGAACCAAAGACGATGTGGAAACTGCATCCCCACGGATCCAGTTTATCTCCACATGGCTGTTCAACCAATGGTCTCTGTTcatttgcgaaaaaaaaaaacaaaaaaaggaaatagaaCTGTTCCACTAGGAAGGACTAACGTAACAACTGTTTATGGAATGGAAAGGGTAATGGGGATTTTGCAGTGGCACTTCCACAGAGTGGCTGTTCGTCCACTAAAATCCGCCGGTCCgggatcgaattggaatttggaatgttggtttttgaggagaggggaaaaccggagtacccggagaaaactaTTATGCTTCAAAACTGCACTTTGCGGTTACCAACTTTCATGCCTTTGGATCCAAAACAAGTTGTTGTCCGCATTGTAGTTCAAGGTTCTATTTGTGATTCTTTTGTAAGCAATCCAATGGAAACTCGTTCACTAAATGTACTAAAGAAGGTCATAAATACGAAAGAAATCAGAAACGACACTTTGCTATAAATTTTCCTTATCTAAATCGCTTTCGGGGATTTGCAAAAGAAGTCGTCAATGCCAGATTCTTCGTATTCTCTGTCGATTCACGTGTGGTCGCTCTCAATACTGAAGAAACCGTCTAACAAAGGAAGTTGTACCAGTGTGAAAAACAACAGGCATCTCTGTCTCTCAATGTTAGTTTGCATGCCCTTCATACCATTatatcaaaatggcggaaagagtTTCCTCTAAAATGACAATTACGTGAGATATTAGTCGTCTCAGTTTATCCACCCGCTAGCTGTACTTCAGTGGTTTGATGACTTTCATGAATACCGTGACGACAAATGTTATTGTGGAAGTAGCTGAAACACTAAGTGCAATTATGATTGTTTGGAACCATATATAAAATACTGTAatataatcataaaaattaaagtgtGGCATGATTTCACAAGTGAACATTAACCACAGGATGGTTGCCTGGAGTCTTGCTTTGAATAGTACCGAATCGACCATTCGTTTAATATTCACTCGCCTCGTTGCTAAAAAACGCCTGCATATTTCACGTTTTGTGggtttctctttgtttttcttgtcctAACGGCAGTCGGAGGTGTATTTCTTTGTAAGATATATACAGGAGGATGCAGGGATGTCTTAACAAACGATGaaaggcgaaaaaaaaaaaggaagcaacaacaaaaaaagacggTAGGCTCACACCACATGTAACAAGGTATGGGAAGGAATGACATaccacaaagaaaacaaaagaagagtCTAAATTAGCAGCAAAATTATCCGAGCTGTTTGCAAACGACCTCGCGAAAACGTTGTCCCTGcatgagaaaagaagaaaaaaaagtagtatgataaaacaagaaacaaaacaaaagcttgtTCACTTTTGGCGACATCTTTCTCAGAGGGGATAAAGCATTTGGCAGTTTGAACATTTCAGTCGACGAATCCGTTCCTCCGTAGCCCTCTTGGGGTATTTTTCTTTGCGAGGTTTCTTAGACCTGCGTCCAAAAGCCTACCTTATTCATGGGTACCTCAAGTAAATGGTTCTCGCATCGACCGAAATAACAACCTTACGAGGTTAATAAGTGTGATGTTTTATACCAGAAATTCAAAACTCCTCATGTCACAATGACAACGACGGTTGAATATTTAGCAAGTTCTCGACCATACAGTCGAACTTAAGTCTATTCATTCCTTAATTTCATGGGGCCTTGCTTCCCTTTACCTGTTTCATAACAGAAATCAAACACTGACTGGCGATCGGATGTCACTATTTACGTTAATTCTCAGCTGCATTAAGAGTCGCAAAATTGCTTAGCCAATTAAGCCCCGTCCAGACCCTCTTGGtagtttttcagtttcttagCATCGTAAAAGATCGCCTTAAATTAAATATGATGTTGTTCATTGTAGAAGTGTTACTTTTTGATGATATCATGATTATAACtacaaataagaaaaatggCCTAATTATTGCACTAGAGACACATATGTAACGGTAATTAATGCATGAAAATGAATGTATGAATATATATCTGAAAACCCAATCACAACAGACGCATGCAACTCAGTGAGCCAAGCGGAATTGGAAGCCATTACACTTAGTCGATGCCAAGGGCAGGAAATTGTGCGTGAGTAACTTCATTATGATTGAcgtttggttttgcttctcattggctgagaAGATGGtgtcaacctcgttcccagggtcctctctccTCCTTCCTCGACAAAGAAGGTGAGCTGAGGTGGCGAAGTTGAGGTGGCGTGAGTTTTGCCAAGCAATCACAGAGCAAAGTAAGGCAAAACCAAATCAAACCTGTTTAGTTTGGACAGTCACTGAAAACCATACTACGGCGCGAATGCAAAAAGCACGAACTCTTTCATTGGACATATatcttgacaaaatttgagaaaatagTCAGGTGACGTTGTATGATAATGAACTCGATGCTACACCATGAGTAAAACATGACTACTGTTGTGACTTTTGGCCGATAGCCATACCCGATTTTATTTCTGTGAAATGATTGGAATTGGAACATTGTCTTTTACAAGGCTTCAACAAGAGTTGATTATCCTCATGCATACATGAATAATCGGCCCGCACATGGAATTTTTAAGTCCTCCTCGAGCTCTTTATTGGCTTTTGTGTCCGCGGAGGCCCGGGACTTGGGAAGGAGTTATTCGAATAGAATCTCATACCCTCTGGAGTTTGAGGGCCGGTCATGTGACAAGACAGCCGTGTGTTCGGCATTCGGTTTCACCTTGTTCAGTGGTGGTACAAGACTGGCCTTATTCACCCCTAGTTCTCAACTGTTCCCAGCCACTTGGTttgtatcttttttcatctttttttttgtctgcgTTTTCAGTGCCCTCAACTTTACTGAGCCAAACCttgtttcaagaaattgtttgAGATGCGTCGTTAAAATAAAGCGGCTATGGGTATTTTGCCCATAGCTCAACCTGGCAAGTGATTCGTTTGTCCTGTAAACATATATAGTTCAGGTAAGCCAGCACTAAGGGCTTTGTCACTGTTTCGGGAAGGTGAAAAGGCATAAATAATTAATCTAGTAAACAAGCAGAAAATGACTGTAATggccaattttattttattactgcGGTATACTGGACCTCGATAATGTTTATCTAAGAGTTATCATTCTCAGACACAGCCAATCTAGTAAACAAGAAgataatgaaattttaaatcaaCGCGAAAcgacaaagaaaacatcaaCCTAGcctgtaaaattgttttgtcaGTTGCTGTATTAAAATGTGCGATTGTGATCGAGGAAATCTTACCTTGttctaaagaaaaacaacagctaaaattacaaaagttgGACAAAAAGAAACTCTTAACGGACATTCAACTAATATGTATAGTCTGTTATACGTTGGGCCattatgtaaatgaaataCTATCTTGAGTACTGAAAAGGGCCTGACTTTGCTGGAGCATTCTTCAGTTGTTCGGCTCTAAGGGAGCACTTTCCTTCTTTCCAGTCTTGATATCATTGACTACAGGGGCTGATCCAACAGATGGCAAACTCTGATACACGTACAAGTGAACGTAATTCAAAGGAGTATCGCCAACGTCAATCTAGaaataaaatgtcaaaacGTTACATAAATAAGCTTGTGGTCCCGGCGGGGAAgactcctatatggaacagacggggatgctcgtcggaaattttgaatttaacccctaaaggagaccatctgggtgtggcataagcaaattttgacccctaaaacagaccgcttaaaaaagaaaaaaaaagaagagaaaagaaaatttgacttctgtttctcttcgagtaattctgtgtttcttcgcggaaccctaagcgagaccttggcggcttaaaatattggcgctttgcccggaacaccctaagcgagaccaaaatccaaaatttacatccctaagcgagacgacgagcatccccgtctgtttcatatatgagtcccccccTCCGGACTTGTGGTGTCCTTATAACTGAATTATGTCTTCAATCTCAATGGCAGTGACTTTAGTGACAGCTAGGGAAAAAATCATTGACAGGAAGTTGAGTCGGATTCGTTGAGGGAGCCGAATAATGACGACGACACGGGTCAAGTGGTTGTGGGTTACAATTAGAGCAACCAGTCGAAAAAAGCCTAATGACGCTGAGGTTTATGAACtgagaattaaaaatgctatAAAAGAAGAGTAATTCTTCCATGCTGCTAGCCCCTTGAATGGTAAATTTGTTCTTTGGAAACACCTCGCGGTTATTGTGCCTATCTCTGTCAGCCTGTGTTTTTTCCGCCTTGGTTATTTCTTGGAAAGACCAGTTGGAACTACCCTGCGGTCAGAGTCTCCCAAGATTATAGAggggaagaggaagaagacaTACCGTATTGAGCATGggttaaaaatgcaaatatagTCGGGTGTCGGTCACGCGTGACCAGTAACCGCAAAAGCACATTTTCGAACAACTCTGGCAAACACCCAACAACCAAGGAATCTCAAGATGGTTCATGCTTTTAAATTCCTACTTCATTTTTTACCAAAAATTTTATAGCTTTCTGGCAGATTAGATTCTGTAACCGACATACGGAGGAAGTACTCATGGGAATTTGGACAGTTAACAATTTCCACGctgttgtaaatttaaaaaaatattgatgacgCGCGGCGATCGATCATgcgcaaaaataaaaaaataacaggtTTGACAAATCGAAACTGGATCTTTGGATGAGCAGTAATTCGAAGAAATGGGGAAGCGACTACTTCCTCTTCCCGAGTTATCTAAGATGATCGAAGGAGACTCTTCTCGCAGGGAAGTTGGGAATTGCTGCCATCCAGTTTTAAACAAGGACTGATGACAAGACATGATAGAAAATTTATGACGGATATGAAACATTTTGACAGAGCGGGGGACAGCCAATAAATCCCTGTGCATGACAGATGCTGCCGTCAAATACCAACGAACAGTGTGCTACGGCAGTTACGATTCGTATTGTCATTGACCAGTCTTTTTTCTATCCTAACTTGGAAGTGCTACCATCAAACAAGAACTATAAATGATAtagtttcttgttgttattgtGAAACATCACTGGACTAACCTTAATGATGTAATTCGTTCCCGCGACAACTTGTGATCTGTAAGATATAGCCTCGAACTTATTGAAAGTTGTCGCGGCTTTTGCCTCAGCTTGGCTCTTCACCTGTAGGAGAAACGCAAGTTTGTTAGTCGTCACCTTAACACTTCTCCTTATTCCTCAATTCCAACTGAACAAATTGTCGCCGAGTAAAGCCTTCTGTTACCTTGTAGGTTTTAGcggaaaaattgaaattcattgCTGATTGGCACGGTATGTCATTGAAGAGTTATATTATTGAAGAGTTTAGATGGCAAACAAGTTTGAGGCTTACGAAGAACGGTGTTGCCACGCAAATTTGTCTAAGAGAAAATGTTTAAGGAGCGCAAAAGTCATACAGTGCGTGCAGTGCTGCATGAAAAAAGCTGAACAGACCTGATCACAAATGTGCTGCACTTCTTCAGTGGCCTTTTTCACCTCAGAATATCCACCAGCCTTATGCATTTTGAGATAAACCTACTTTCGTGGATACTGAACAGAAATCGTCGTTTACTTTACGGGAtgacaaatcaaaataacagTTTTACTTATGCGACGCAGGAGGCGTAAAAACAACTGATTGGTTCTGAGAATTTCTCATTGAATAATTTGGCATGCAGGaagtggtttttttttcgtatgAGACCACATTATcatcacaataaacaaactgggtttgttttgctttggtttttgaCCGACGTAGGCCTAGCGACAAATAACACGTGTAATCTCCGGAATATGATTCCCTAAATTCCTGATGTTTTTCCCAAATATATCGCTTTTCCCCCTTAATAATATAGTAAGAACATTCTAAATATCCCTGATATTTTCTTAACATTTTTCCATAAATATCACGATAATGACTCTATTGAACTGATCAGAAATTAATTTATTGGTATGACGGGAATGGATAAATCACAAGACGAAAGTGGCGAGGCGCCAAATTCGTGAGCACAAGGCAATACATATAATGAGACAAAGGGCCCCTTTGCAAAGCGGCCAATATGGCAAATTTGACGAATTTCACGAATGTGCCGAGTCGCCAAACTCTTCAGCAGCGGTCTGATCagctgtaatttttttcaaaaagcagGGCTGGTCAAACAGAGCAAGGAATATGtattattatccgaccggtttcgtcttATCAAACAGACTTtatcagggattctaacaagaGCTCTAAAGGGAGctagttttatacataaacttATAGTACAAAAGCATTTAACGCCGTGAGCCTTAAAATCAAACTTTACACCTTTTCGCAGGATTTACGTTATATCCTCCGCCTtgtgggtgttttgctgttcacacccttactggaacgtgcttttgCGGTTTCCAGTTTCAGTacatatgaatttcatatacatttcaCAGCTGTTCCGTTTCGCTCTCGGTTTTcggcaaaaagaaaatccgGTTTTCGGATTTGCAATTCGATGcagttttgtgttttcctGGTTTCTCTGCAGAAAATATGCGCATCAACGCCCTCAACCGCGTGC carries:
- the LOC141876629 gene encoding cystatin-A-like, producing the protein MHKAGGYSEVKKATEEVQHICDQVKSQAEAKAATTFNKFEAISYRSQVVAGTNYIIKIDVGDTPLNYVHLYVYQSLPSVGSAPVVNDIKTGKKESAPLEPNN